Proteins from a single region of Streptomyces sp. HUAS 15-9:
- a CDS encoding SDR family NAD(P)-dependent oxidoreductase, which translates to MTNRSIRLRQSHLEPVRDLVGPTEPVGAFLEGRSVLVVGASGGIGEGITRALLELGATVVAAGRSEARLSALATYVADAGPGVLHPYVVDVSDPDSTAVRNRLARDHGRFDGAVLTIGNWGPPGRTGLLEVSDAVWDAMIADNLTSHFRALRAVTPLLVQDGALVHLTGFSAEIPYPGAALVGATNAAKKSLLCSLTAELDGKGRRIYELVIGPIRTRPHAAAGADSEAWLSGADLGRHAGELIADRGPWAAEPLQYLLDRESGVLTALPH; encoded by the coding sequence ATGACCAACCGTTCAATACGGCTCCGGCAGTCGCACTTGGAGCCGGTCAGAGACCTCGTAGGACCCACGGAACCCGTGGGAGCCTTCCTCGAGGGCCGCTCCGTACTCGTCGTCGGGGCGAGTGGAGGCATCGGCGAGGGGATCACCCGAGCCCTGCTGGAACTGGGCGCCACCGTGGTCGCGGCTGGCCGCAGCGAGGCCCGGCTGAGCGCCCTCGCCACGTATGTGGCGGATGCGGGACCGGGCGTCCTTCACCCGTATGTGGTCGACGTCTCCGATCCGGACAGCACCGCCGTACGCAACCGGCTCGCCAGGGATCACGGGAGGTTCGACGGTGCCGTCCTCACGATCGGCAACTGGGGCCCGCCGGGCCGTACGGGGCTGCTGGAGGTCTCCGACGCCGTCTGGGACGCGATGATCGCGGACAATCTCACCAGCCACTTCCGGGCACTGCGAGCCGTCACCCCATTGCTCGTCCAGGACGGTGCGCTCGTCCATCTCACCGGCTTCAGCGCGGAGATCCCCTACCCGGGCGCCGCCCTCGTCGGTGCGACCAACGCGGCCAAGAAGTCCTTGCTGTGCAGCCTGACCGCCGAACTCGACGGCAAGGGCCGGCGGATCTACGAACTCGTCATCGGCCCCATCCGCACCCGCCCCCATGCGGCGGCGGGCGCCGACAGCGAGGCCTGGCTGAGCGGCGCGGACCTCGGCCGGCACGCCGGCGAACTGATCGCCGACCGCGGCCCGTGGGCCGCCGAGCCCCTGCAGTACCTGCTCGACAGGGAGTCGGGCGTGCTCACCGCGCTGCCGCACTGA
- a CDS encoding nuclear transport factor 2 family protein: MTESTDPLAPIHAAYAAFAARDVGALLDALDPDIEWVHPEGMAVYGLGGTKHGHAGVKEFLAHVPTVLGGMRLHPTEFIREGDRVVVLGHRDIVSRSGHTETQRFVHSWVLRNGRAVRMEDIFDTVAFHRVIES, translated from the coding sequence ATGACCGAGAGCACCGATCCGCTGGCACCGATCCATGCCGCCTACGCGGCTTTCGCGGCCCGTGACGTGGGCGCACTCCTGGACGCCCTGGACCCGGACATCGAGTGGGTGCACCCCGAGGGCATGGCCGTCTACGGCCTGGGCGGCACCAAGCACGGGCACGCTGGCGTCAAGGAGTTCCTCGCCCATGTCCCCACCGTCCTCGGTGGAATGCGACTGCACCCGACGGAGTTCATCCGCGAGGGCGACCGCGTGGTCGTCCTCGGCCACCGTGACATTGTCTCCCGGAGCGGTCATACGGAGACACAGCGGTTCGTACACTCCTGGGTGCTGCGCAACGGCAGGGCGGTACGCATGGAGGACATCTTCGACACTGTTGCCTTCCACCGAGTGATCGAGAGCTGA
- a CDS encoding LysR family transcriptional regulator gives MTVLDVRKLVLLREVGARGSIAAAAQALNYTRSAVSQQLSALEAETGAALLDRGSKRAELTTAGRLLVTHTERVLAALETAEAQLLAREDGKVTGELRVGVPLHEGPALLVPALNRLRDRHPGLRITLHGVDPDEGRQTVRLGRLDAVLAAGYPQVPEPRVPGLYEEEVISDRIRLAVAPDHPLTRAEGTCALAEFAEQPWLLDRASRLGRLALHLCAGAGFVPDVVSDIGDMQAVLGLVSLGWGVALVPDLVPDRPGHPVTRLALEGIRPTRRVTLVVREGALDSPPVAALLPAVREAADNLRLPTRREPGSQSPENRW, from the coding sequence ATGACGGTGCTGGACGTAAGGAAACTTGTGCTGCTGCGTGAGGTCGGTGCCCGGGGATCGATCGCCGCGGCGGCGCAGGCGCTGAACTACACGCGTTCGGCGGTCTCCCAGCAGCTGTCCGCCCTGGAGGCGGAGACCGGCGCCGCACTCCTGGACCGCGGCAGCAAGCGGGCCGAACTCACCACTGCCGGGCGACTGTTGGTGACGCACACCGAGCGGGTGCTCGCCGCACTCGAAACGGCGGAGGCACAATTGCTCGCCCGCGAGGACGGCAAGGTCACCGGCGAACTGCGGGTGGGTGTCCCGCTGCACGAGGGTCCGGCGCTACTGGTACCGGCGCTGAACCGGCTGCGCGATCGCCATCCGGGGCTGCGCATCACCCTGCACGGCGTGGATCCCGACGAGGGCCGGCAGACGGTCCGGCTGGGGCGGCTCGACGCCGTCCTGGCCGCCGGCTATCCGCAGGTGCCCGAGCCCAGGGTGCCGGGGCTGTACGAGGAGGAGGTCATCAGCGACCGCATTCGCCTCGCCGTCGCCCCCGATCACCCGCTGACCCGTGCGGAGGGGACGTGCGCCCTCGCCGAGTTCGCGGAGCAGCCGTGGCTGCTGGACCGCGCGTCCAGGCTCGGGCGCCTGGCCCTGCATCTGTGTGCCGGTGCCGGTTTCGTCCCCGACGTCGTCTCCGACATCGGGGACATGCAGGCCGTCCTGGGGCTGGTCTCCCTGGGCTGGGGCGTCGCGCTGGTCCCCGACCTGGTTCCGGACCGCCCGGGGCACCCGGTCACCCGTCTCGCCCTGGAGGGAATCCGGCCCACCCGCCGGGTCACTCTCGTGGTACGCGAGGGCGCCCTGGACAGCCCCCCGGTGGCCGCCCTGCTCCCGGCCGTCCGGGAGGCGGCCGACAACCTGCGCCTACCGACACGCCGGGAACCCGGCAGCCAGTCCCCCGAGAACAGGTGGTAG
- a CDS encoding FAD-binding oxidoreductase codes for MTEQGVAHVELPPSLVGRTVLPYDARYERVRHGYVHRGAPAVVIFPESPEEVAVALTYARARGTVLSVRSGGHGISGRSTNDGGVVVDVSRLDGVEVLDRARRRVRVGAGARWGRVARALAPYGLAVSSGDTGDVGVGGLVTAGGMGWFARRDGLTIDHVTAVELVLADGTFVRADADHEPDLFWAVRGAGGNFGIVTAVELEASQTGDVVFANLVLDARDAAPLVEQWGAVLEAAPRELTSFLTLMPAGPGRPAIAHVAAVYAGDQPDAAQRALTPLLGLGPPLQQEAVLAPYPALVPVGGAAHHGQGLGATRSGLLDRVSTHTARSVAGALASGEVLMEQFRSVGGAVNDVDPAATAYAHRSQNFQLLSATVPELERALDIHWAQLAPEVNGMYLSFDSRRSPEVLAEAFPGPTLARLRTLKARYDPENVFDRNFPLR; via the coding sequence ATGACGGAACAGGGCGTCGCCCACGTCGAGTTACCGCCCTCCCTCGTCGGCCGTACGGTGCTGCCGTACGACGCGCGGTACGAGCGGGTGCGCCATGGATACGTGCACCGGGGAGCCCCAGCGGTGGTGATCTTCCCGGAGAGCCCGGAGGAGGTGGCCGTCGCGCTGACGTACGCGCGGGCCCGGGGCACGGTGCTGTCCGTGCGCAGCGGGGGGCATGGCATCAGCGGGCGGTCGACGAACGACGGCGGTGTGGTCGTCGACGTGTCGCGTCTCGACGGCGTCGAGGTGCTGGACCGGGCGCGGCGTCGGGTGCGGGTCGGCGCGGGCGCCCGCTGGGGGCGGGTGGCCCGGGCCCTCGCCCCGTACGGGCTCGCCGTCAGCTCCGGCGACACCGGTGACGTGGGCGTGGGCGGGCTGGTCACGGCGGGCGGCATGGGCTGGTTCGCGCGGCGGGACGGGCTGACGATCGACCATGTGACGGCCGTCGAACTCGTGCTGGCCGACGGGACGTTCGTCCGGGCCGACGCGGACCACGAACCCGACCTGTTCTGGGCCGTCCGGGGCGCGGGCGGCAACTTCGGCATCGTCACGGCCGTGGAGCTGGAGGCGTCTCAGACCGGTGATGTCGTCTTCGCCAACCTGGTCCTCGACGCGCGTGACGCCGCTCCCCTGGTGGAACAGTGGGGCGCCGTCCTCGAAGCCGCGCCGCGCGAGCTGACCAGTTTCCTCACGCTCATGCCCGCCGGACCCGGCCGCCCGGCCATCGCGCATGTCGCGGCGGTGTACGCCGGTGACCAGCCGGATGCCGCCCAACGGGCGTTGACGCCTCTGCTGGGCCTGGGCCCGCCGCTGCAACAGGAGGCGGTCCTCGCCCCGTATCCGGCGCTGGTGCCGGTCGGGGGCGCGGCCCACCACGGTCAGGGGCTGGGCGCCACCCGCTCCGGGCTGCTCGACCGCGTCTCCACGCACACCGCACGGTCGGTCGCGGGGGCGCTGGCATCGGGAGAGGTGCTGATGGAGCAGTTCCGTTCGGTGGGCGGCGCGGTCAACGACGTCGATCCGGCCGCCACCGCCTACGCCCACCGCAGCCAGAACTTCCAGTTGCTGTCGGCGACCGTGCCCGAGCTGGAACGCGCCCTGGACATCCACTGGGCACAGCTCGCCCCGGAGGTGAACGGCATGTACCTCAGCTTCGACAGCCGCCGCTCCCCCGAGGTCCTCGCCGAGGCGTTCCCCGGGCCGACCCTGGCCCGGCTGCGCACGCTCAAGGCACGGTACGACCCGGAGAACGTCTTCGACCGCAACTTCCCGCTGCGCTGA
- a CDS encoding FMN-dependent NADH-azoreductase: protein MPTLLHLDSSPRQGSVSRRISGEFAETWRKTNPEGEYVYRDLAADPVPHVDGAQIEVMHRLETEGVRDLAAARAAAKTSEEKSSWAVTWPLVEELLAADTILLGVPMYNFSVPSTFKAWFDRVLIAPLILDPASGEGPLRGKKVVVASARGGAYGPGTPRHDCDHQEPYLKAALGMVGLASDLTFLHAELTKSAHVPRLAHLKDVAATSYRTALDGARAHGEV, encoded by the coding sequence ATGCCCACACTGCTCCATCTCGATTCCAGTCCTCGCCAGGGCTCGGTCTCCCGCCGGATCTCGGGCGAGTTCGCGGAGACCTGGCGCAAGACCAACCCCGAGGGCGAGTACGTCTACCGCGACCTGGCCGCCGACCCCGTCCCGCACGTCGACGGCGCGCAGATCGAGGTGATGCACCGCCTGGAGACGGAGGGCGTCCGCGACCTCGCGGCGGCCCGTGCGGCGGCGAAGACCTCGGAGGAGAAGTCCAGTTGGGCCGTGACATGGCCCCTGGTCGAGGAGCTTCTCGCGGCCGACACGATCCTTCTCGGCGTGCCGATGTACAACTTCTCGGTGCCGTCGACGTTCAAGGCGTGGTTCGACCGCGTCCTGATCGCGCCGCTGATCCTCGACCCGGCCTCCGGTGAGGGGCCGCTGCGGGGCAAGAAGGTCGTGGTGGCCTCCGCACGCGGCGGTGCCTACGGTCCGGGCACCCCGCGCCACGACTGCGACCACCAGGAGCCGTACCTGAAGGCGGCCCTCGGCATGGTGGGCCTCGCCTCCGACCTGACCTTCCTGCACGCGGAGCTGACCAAGTCGGCGCACGTGCCCCGGCTCGCCCACCTGAAGGACGTGGCGGCCACCTCGTACCGGACGGCGCTCGACGGGGCACGCGCGCACGGCGAGGTGTGA
- a CDS encoding non-ribosomal peptide synthetase, with the protein MTTAVTTRTIVDLLRDAARDNAESGLRYPRSADDRDAPLQSHPELLDAARSVLVGLREHGLAPGDKVVLLLEKPREFLTAFWACQLGGFIPCPMAALGGDPERWAAQLTHVDTLLDHPLVVTSATLAAGLPAAQGLSVVPLEELRVERLADSFHEADPKDTAVLVLTSGSTGNSKAVMLSHANLLASMAAKNGYHRLTAEDTSLNWVSFDHVAALLECHLLPLSTGSTQVHVEAPVVLQEPLNFLRIISRFGVTMTFTPNFLLGLINPQADRLDEEEGDGINLSRLRHIISGGEAVVRTTGETFLSRFAPYGLRADALWPAFGMSETCAGSIYSTDFPAADQGQEFANLGRPVEGLSIRVADEEHRELPAGQVGELQLNGPMITAGYYNNEQATQDAFTPDGWFRSGDLGRIDDGRLALVGRSKDSVIVNGVNYFSHDIETLLEGLDDVARSYVAAFPTRAPGSDTEQLVIAFRPECADGDELALYRVLSAIRSTVVMHWGFRPALVLPLPKDAFPKTSLGKIQRALMRKRLEAGAYDDVRARVDDLVLRRLGGYSAPEGETELVLARIYAEMFDTDPDRLSATANFFDLGGTSLDILRLRSLVAQRLGAHDLQIITVLRAPSVRALAAHLDRAEDGGKEYDPIVPMQTTGDRTPLFCVHPGVGEVLVFVNLAKYFVGERPFYALRARGFNPGEKPFESFGEMVDTYVAAIRSRRPHGPYAVAGYSYGGAVAFEIAKVLEEQGERVDFVGSFNLPPHIKYRMNELDFIETAANLAFFLELIDKKQALELPAQLRSLPKDEQLAHFIDHAPHGRLAELDLTFEKFKAWAELADGLTDLGRGYSPAGKVRSMSVFYATPLRGTKEDWLNNELCRWDEHVTGENRYIDVPGEHYTLMGPAHVAIFQSILRKELDRALGDA; encoded by the coding sequence ATGACTACAGCCGTGACGACGCGGACCATCGTGGACCTGCTGCGCGACGCCGCCCGGGACAACGCGGAGTCCGGGCTTCGCTACCCCCGGAGCGCGGACGACCGCGACGCACCCCTGCAGAGCCATCCCGAACTTCTCGACGCGGCCCGCTCGGTCCTCGTCGGCCTGCGGGAACACGGTCTCGCGCCCGGGGACAAGGTCGTCCTGCTGCTGGAGAAACCACGGGAGTTCCTCACCGCGTTCTGGGCCTGCCAGCTCGGCGGGTTCATACCCTGCCCGATGGCCGCACTCGGCGGCGACCCGGAGCGCTGGGCCGCCCAGCTCACCCATGTCGACACCCTTCTCGACCATCCGCTGGTCGTCACCAGCGCCACGCTCGCCGCCGGACTCCCGGCGGCCCAGGGTCTGTCCGTCGTTCCCCTGGAGGAGCTGCGCGTCGAGAGGCTCGCCGACTCCTTCCACGAGGCCGATCCCAAGGACACCGCCGTCCTCGTGCTGACCTCGGGCTCGACCGGCAACTCCAAGGCGGTGATGCTCAGCCATGCCAATCTGCTCGCGTCCATGGCCGCCAAGAACGGCTACCACCGGCTGACGGCCGAAGACACCAGCCTCAACTGGGTCTCCTTCGACCACGTCGCCGCGCTCCTCGAATGCCATCTGCTGCCGCTGTCCACGGGCAGCACCCAGGTGCACGTCGAGGCGCCCGTGGTGCTTCAGGAGCCGCTGAACTTCCTACGGATCATCTCCCGCTTCGGCGTCACCATGACCTTCACCCCCAACTTCCTGCTCGGGCTGATCAATCCACAGGCGGACCGGCTCGACGAGGAGGAGGGGGACGGGATCAACCTGTCCCGGCTGCGGCACATCATCAGCGGCGGCGAGGCCGTCGTACGCACCACCGGCGAGACCTTCCTCAGCCGCTTCGCCCCCTACGGGCTGCGCGCCGACGCCCTGTGGCCCGCTTTCGGCATGTCCGAGACCTGCGCGGGCAGCATCTACTCCACCGACTTCCCCGCCGCCGACCAGGGGCAGGAGTTCGCCAACCTGGGCCGGCCCGTCGAGGGGCTGAGTATCCGGGTCGCCGATGAGGAGCACCGTGAGCTGCCCGCGGGCCAGGTGGGCGAGCTGCAGCTCAACGGGCCGATGATCACGGCCGGTTACTACAACAACGAGCAGGCCACCCAGGATGCCTTCACCCCCGACGGCTGGTTCCGCAGCGGTGACCTCGGGCGGATCGACGACGGCAGGCTCGCCCTGGTCGGCCGCAGCAAGGACAGCGTCATCGTCAATGGCGTCAACTACTTCAGCCATGACATCGAGACCCTTCTCGAAGGCCTCGACGACGTCGCCCGCTCCTATGTCGCCGCTTTCCCGACCCGCGCCCCCGGCAGCGACACCGAGCAGCTCGTCATCGCCTTCCGGCCGGAGTGCGCCGACGGCGACGAACTCGCGCTGTACCGGGTGCTCAGCGCGATACGCAGCACCGTCGTCATGCACTGGGGATTCCGGCCCGCGCTCGTCCTCCCGCTGCCGAAGGACGCCTTCCCCAAGACCAGTCTGGGCAAGATCCAGCGCGCGCTGATGCGCAAGCGGCTGGAGGCGGGAGCGTACGACGACGTGCGGGCGCGGGTCGACGACCTCGTGCTGCGCAGGCTCGGCGGCTACTCCGCCCCCGAGGGCGAAACGGAGCTGGTGCTCGCCAGGATCTACGCCGAGATGTTCGACACCGACCCGGACCGGCTGAGTGCCACCGCCAACTTCTTCGACCTGGGCGGCACCTCGCTCGACATCCTGCGTCTGCGCTCCCTGGTCGCCCAGCGGCTCGGCGCACACGACCTGCAGATCATCACCGTGCTGCGAGCCCCCAGCGTGCGGGCGCTGGCCGCCCACCTCGACCGTGCCGAGGACGGCGGGAAGGAGTACGACCCGATCGTCCCGATGCAGACCACCGGCGACAGGACCCCGCTGTTCTGTGTGCACCCCGGCGTCGGAGAGGTACTCGTCTTCGTCAACCTCGCCAAGTACTTCGTCGGCGAACGGCCCTTCTACGCCCTGCGCGCCCGCGGCTTCAACCCCGGCGAGAAGCCCTTCGAGAGCTTCGGCGAGATGGTCGACACCTACGTCGCGGCCATTCGCTCCCGCCGGCCGCACGGCCCGTACGCCGTCGCGGGGTACTCGTACGGCGGTGCGGTCGCCTTCGAGATAGCCAAGGTGCTCGAAGAGCAGGGTGAGCGCGTCGACTTCGTCGGCAGTTTCAACCTGCCGCCGCACATCAAGTACCGCATGAACGAACTGGACTTCATCGAGACCGCGGCCAACCTTGCGTTCTTCCTGGAACTCATCGACAAGAAGCAGGCTCTCGAACTGCCCGCCCAGCTACGGTCGTTGCCCAAGGACGAGCAGCTCGCCCACTTCATCGACCACGCGCCCCACGGGCGGCTCGCCGAACTCGACCTGACCTTCGAGAAGTTCAAGGCATGGGCGGAACTCGCCGACGGTCTCACCGACCTAGGACGCGGCTACTCACCCGCCGGCAAGGTCCGCTCGATGAGCGTCTTCTACGCCACCCCGCTGCGCGGCACCAAGGAGGACTGGCTCAACAACGAGCTGTGCCGCTGGGACGAGCACGTCACCGGCGAGAACCGCTACATCGACGTACCCGGCGAGCACTACACGCTGATGGGCCCGGCGCATGTGGCGATCTTCCAGTCGATCCTGCGCAAGGAACTGGACCGCGCTCTCGGCGACGCCTGA
- a CDS encoding TetR/AcrR family transcriptional regulator, with the protein MSDEPTNAPASARKRVRAPEAHREAILEAARAAFAERGYARATIREIAGRAGVTHGLVMRHFGSKEQLFLAAVPGPRDLPELVPGPQETLPDRIAQAFVARMEHSDGNDPFLALIRSAASDEQAATGLYAAMRRSSAAAYSTVLSGPDADERIDLLASHLIGVTFSRYVLRSGPVAEMAPERLVAYLTRTLRCVLEPAALPETSACFEGTSSS; encoded by the coding sequence GTGAGCGACGAACCCACCAATGCCCCGGCCTCCGCCAGGAAGCGCGTCCGCGCTCCCGAGGCGCACCGCGAGGCGATCCTGGAGGCGGCGCGGGCCGCGTTCGCCGAGCGGGGCTATGCCCGTGCCACCATCCGGGAGATCGCCGGGCGGGCCGGTGTCACCCACGGTCTGGTCATGCGGCACTTCGGCTCCAAGGAGCAGTTGTTCCTCGCGGCCGTGCCCGGCCCCCGGGACCTGCCCGAACTGGTCCCCGGCCCGCAGGAGACGCTGCCCGACCGGATAGCGCAGGCCTTTGTCGCACGGATGGAGCACTCCGACGGCAACGACCCGTTCCTGGCGCTGATCCGCAGCGCGGCCTCCGACGAGCAGGCCGCCACCGGGCTGTACGCGGCGATGCGGCGCAGCAGCGCGGCGGCCTACAGCACGGTGCTGAGCGGGCCCGACGCGGACGAGCGCATCGATCTGCTCGCCTCCCATCTGATCGGCGTCACCTTCAGCCGGTACGTGCTGCGCAGCGGGCCCGTGGCCGAGATGGCGCCGGAACGACTCGTGGCGTATCTGACGCGGACCCTGCGGTGCGTCCTGGAGCCCGCCGCGCTTCCCGAGACCTCCGCTTGCTTCGAAGGGACCTCCTCGTCATGA
- a CDS encoding oleate hydratase translates to MAKAYLVGSGIAALAAATFLIRDGGFKGSDIHLFEGQRTIGGSLDAGGTPDAGYTMRGGRMFEAEFRCTYDLLSGIPTLDDPAVFVTDEILAGHEDFAWDDIARLVDGDGKIVDTTSMGFSERDRLELIRCLATPEEHLDDQRITDCFGKHFFTTNFWFMWCTTFAFQPWHSAIEFRRYLKRFIHLFPEFAAMSGIHRTRYNQYDSIVRPLTAWLRERGVTVHTGCHVTDLGFAPGIHSGTVDTLFLSRHGEDETISVAPEDLVLVTNGSMTDASSLGSHTSAPPPAPHRSEAWLLWHRLARGRENFGNPSAFDKHVKESRWESFTVTSKDPAFLAALEEFSGRPAGKGGLMTFTESNWLLTIVANRQPVYRDQPEDVGVWWGYGLFPDRAGNTTPKPMTMCSGREILEEVLHHLKFDERTAARVLETSTVVPCVMPYITSQFLVRRREDRPEVVPDGSVNLAFIGQFAEVPDDVVFTVEYSVRTAWTAVARLLKLDKQPPAVYKGHHDPHVLAKALETMHRR, encoded by the coding sequence ATGGCGAAGGCGTATCTGGTGGGCAGCGGTATCGCGGCGCTTGCCGCGGCCACGTTCCTGATCCGCGACGGCGGTTTCAAGGGATCCGACATCCACCTCTTCGAAGGGCAACGGACCATCGGCGGCAGCCTGGACGCGGGCGGCACCCCCGACGCCGGCTACACCATGCGCGGCGGCCGGATGTTCGAGGCCGAATTCCGCTGCACCTACGATCTGCTGTCCGGCATCCCCACCCTCGACGATCCCGCCGTCTTTGTGACCGACGAAATCCTGGCCGGACACGAGGACTTCGCCTGGGACGACATCGCACGCCTCGTCGACGGTGACGGCAAGATAGTCGACACCACTTCGATGGGCTTCTCCGAACGGGACCGGCTGGAGCTGATCCGGTGCCTGGCGACCCCCGAGGAGCACCTGGACGACCAGCGGATCACGGACTGCTTCGGCAAGCACTTCTTCACCACCAACTTCTGGTTCATGTGGTGCACCACGTTCGCCTTCCAGCCCTGGCACAGCGCGATCGAGTTCCGGCGCTACCTCAAGCGCTTCATCCACCTCTTCCCCGAGTTCGCCGCCATGTCGGGCATCCACCGGACCCGCTACAACCAGTACGACTCCATCGTGCGCCCGCTGACCGCCTGGCTGCGCGAACGCGGTGTGACCGTGCACACCGGCTGCCATGTCACCGACCTCGGATTCGCGCCGGGAATCCACAGCGGTACGGTCGACACCCTGTTCCTGAGCCGGCACGGCGAGGACGAGACGATTTCCGTGGCTCCCGAGGATCTGGTCCTGGTCACCAACGGCTCCATGACCGACGCCTCCAGCCTCGGCTCGCACACCTCTGCCCCGCCCCCGGCTCCCCATCGCTCGGAAGCCTGGCTCCTGTGGCATCGACTGGCCCGGGGACGCGAGAACTTCGGCAACCCGTCCGCCTTCGACAAGCACGTGAAGGAGTCCCGCTGGGAGTCCTTCACGGTCACCTCCAAGGACCCCGCCTTCCTCGCTGCGCTGGAGGAGTTCAGCGGGCGCCCGGCCGGCAAGGGCGGGCTGATGACCTTCACCGAGTCCAACTGGCTGCTCACCATCGTCGCCAACCGCCAGCCCGTCTACCGCGACCAGCCCGAGGACGTCGGGGTCTGGTGGGGCTACGGCCTGTTCCCCGACCGGGCCGGCAACACCACGCCCAAGCCGATGACCATGTGCTCCGGACGGGAGATCCTCGAAGAGGTGCTGCACCACCTGAAGTTCGACGAGCGGACGGCGGCGCGCGTCCTGGAGACATCAACCGTGGTGCCCTGCGTGATGCCGTACATCACCAGCCAGTTCCTGGTACGCCGCCGCGAGGACCGGCCCGAGGTCGTGCCCGACGGATCGGTCAACCTCGCCTTCATCGGCCAGTTCGCCGAAGTACCCGACGACGTCGTCTTCACCGTCGAGTACTCCGTGCGCACGGCCTGGACCGCGGTGGCCCGACTCCTCAAGCTCGACAAGCAGCCTCCGGCGGTCTACAAGGGCCATCACGACCCTCACGTACTGGCCAAGGCTCTGGAGACGATGCATCGCAGGTAG
- a CDS encoding NAD-dependent epimerase/dehydratase family protein, translated as MNGKKILVTGATGQVAGPVAKALADGNEVWALGRFGAPGAEEELNRHGIHTFRWDMDDTSSGSLKGLPEDFTHVFHSAVRRGEDGDFNAAVEANSVAAGRLMTHCRTAEAFLYVSTGALYARQTLDHKYTETDPLDGKADWLPAYPVVKIAAEGTVRAFARTLDLPTVIARLNIAYGPGGYGGVPMLYFKRMLAGEPIAVPLEGQNWTSLLYTEDLIEQVPHLWHAASVPVTLTNWGGDESVGMTDCVRYLEELTGVTANLVPSEVTRETYQFDPTLRRSLTGPCKVPWREGIRRTLAAMYPEYLKPEGADRA; from the coding sequence TTGAACGGCAAGAAGATCCTGGTGACCGGTGCCACCGGCCAGGTCGCCGGACCCGTGGCCAAGGCGCTGGCCGACGGCAACGAGGTGTGGGCGCTGGGCCGCTTCGGCGCCCCCGGAGCGGAGGAGGAGCTGAACCGCCACGGCATCCACACCTTCCGCTGGGACATGGACGACACGAGCTCCGGCTCCCTCAAGGGCCTGCCGGAGGACTTCACCCATGTCTTCCACTCCGCCGTACGGCGCGGCGAGGACGGCGACTTCAACGCGGCCGTCGAGGCCAACTCCGTCGCCGCGGGACGCCTGATGACGCACTGCCGTACGGCGGAGGCGTTCCTGTACGTCTCCACCGGCGCGCTGTACGCCCGCCAGACCCTCGACCACAAGTACACCGAGACGGATCCGCTGGACGGCAAGGCCGACTGGCTGCCCGCCTACCCGGTGGTCAAGATCGCGGCGGAGGGCACGGTCCGGGCCTTCGCTCGGACCCTCGACCTGCCGACCGTCATCGCCCGCCTCAACATCGCCTACGGGCCCGGCGGTTACGGCGGCGTGCCGATGCTCTACTTCAAGCGCATGCTCGCGGGCGAGCCGATCGCGGTGCCCCTGGAGGGCCAGAACTGGACCTCGCTGTTGTACACCGAAGACCTCATCGAGCAGGTCCCGCACCTGTGGCATGCGGCGAGCGTCCCGGTGACCCTGACCAACTGGGGCGGCGACGAGTCCGTCGGCATGACCGACTGCGTCCGCTACCTGGAGGAACTGACCGGCGTGACGGCGAACCTCGTACCGAGTGAAGTCACCCGGGAGACGTACCAGTTCGACCCGACCCTGCGCCGGTCGCTCACCGGACCGTGCAAGGTCCCCTGGCGCGAGGGCATCCGGCGCACCCTCGCGGCCATGTACCCCGAGTACCTCAAGCCTGAAGGAGCGGACAGGGCATGA